A single Bacillus sp. HMF5848 DNA region contains:
- a CDS encoding sodium/glutamate symporter, with protein MFLISLAIIGVLLITGKFIRSFVPYFQSIFIPTSIIAGLLGLLLGEQVLGRFFSDNHILADGLFTEEIVAVWRDMPKVLITIIFASLFLGKKIPSPKQIWKLAGPQVSFGQTVAWGQYVLGLLLAIFVLTPFLSLPEMSGALIEISFQGGPGTAAGLEQTFNSLGFEQGRDLAVGLATIGVISGMLTGITIINWGIRKKKTTVAKSPANMSSYEKKGIYKEDEKPTAGQLTTRTQSIETLTVQFACILLAIGLGLLLQKGFIVIENATWGAKYNIFIFKHLPLFPLAMVGSVIVQLIENRLINYSFMNRQLIMRIQGLALDLLITSAIASLALTAIQQHWIAFLLLSFVGISWNIFAFIVLAPKMIPSYWFERGVVDLGQSMGMTTTGLMLLQIVDPEKETPSFESFGYKQLLFEPFVGGGFFTAASMPLIYQFNAYSLLIVTSILLVFWLMIGLFVFK; from the coding sequence ATGTTCTTAATTAGCTTAGCTATAATTGGAGTTTTACTTATTACTGGTAAGTTCATTCGATCCTTTGTCCCTTATTTTCAAAGTATTTTCATCCCAACTTCGATTATTGCTGGATTATTAGGGCTTTTGTTGGGAGAGCAAGTATTGGGGAGATTTTTTTCGGATAATCATATATTAGCAGATGGTCTGTTCACTGAGGAAATAGTCGCTGTTTGGAGAGACATGCCAAAGGTACTTATTACAATCATATTCGCCTCTTTATTTTTAGGGAAAAAGATTCCTAGCCCTAAACAAATTTGGAAATTAGCAGGACCTCAGGTTTCATTTGGGCAAACAGTTGCATGGGGACAATATGTATTAGGTCTTTTACTTGCGATCTTTGTTCTTACCCCTTTTCTTTCGCTTCCTGAAATGTCTGGCGCATTAATTGAAATTAGTTTTCAAGGAGGACCTGGAACAGCTGCTGGATTAGAGCAAACTTTTAACAGCTTAGGGTTTGAGCAAGGGCGTGATTTAGCGGTCGGACTTGCAACAATTGGAGTTATTTCCGGAATGTTAACGGGAATCACGATTATTAATTGGGGCATTCGTAAGAAAAAAACAACAGTTGCTAAATCTCCAGCAAATATGAGTTCGTATGAAAAGAAAGGAATCTACAAAGAGGATGAAAAGCCAACAGCTGGCCAATTAACAACTAGAACACAATCTATTGAAACATTAACAGTTCAATTTGCATGTATTCTACTAGCCATTGGCTTAGGACTTCTTTTACAAAAAGGATTTATAGTCATTGAAAATGCAACATGGGGTGCAAAGTATAATATCTTTATTTTTAAACACCTTCCGCTCTTTCCACTAGCAATGGTTGGTAGTGTCATTGTCCAACTTATTGAAAATAGGCTCATAAACTATTCATTTATGAACCGGCAATTAATAATGCGAATTCAAGGATTAGCTCTTGACTTATTAATCACATCAGCGATAGCTTCATTAGCACTCACTGCCATACAACAACATTGGATCGCATTCTTACTACTTTCTTTCGTCGGGATTAGTTGGAATATATTCGCATTTATTGTATTAGCACCTAAAATGATCCCGAGCTATTGGTTTGAAAGAGGTGTTGTAGATTTAGGACAATCAATGGGGATGACAACAACAGGCTTAATGCTTTTACAAATTGTTGATCCTGAAAAAGAAACACCTTCATTTGAAAGCTTTGGGTACAAACAATTACTGTTCGAACCGTTTGTTGGTGGCGGCTTTTTCACAGCAGCATCCATGCCATTAATCTACCAGTTTAATGCTTACTCTTTACTTATTGTTACTAGTATCCTTCTAGTATTTTGGCTCATGATCGGACTTTTTGTTTTTAAATGA
- a CDS encoding PRC-barrel domain-containing protein, with the protein MLHQALALKNFNIEATDGSIGEVFDFFFDDKSWTIRYLVIDTMKWLPGRKVLFSPIEFDEVDLLNQKVSVFASKDKIKNSPDVYEHRPVSREHEIALSDYYGWSYYWTGTQIWGNHIIPYDLKKTTRSENELLKEKEGEQNHMRSVKEITGVFSGYRIHARNGEIGHVSDMIIDDETWEIRYIIVDTNNWLPGKKVLVATDWITDLNWPDKTVTVDIMKDSIKNAPEYDPTEPLSKQDEEKLYHYYNKAEYSSQL; encoded by the coding sequence ATGCTACATCAAGCATTAGCTTTGAAAAACTTTAATATTGAAGCGACAGACGGGAGTATTGGTGAGGTATTTGACTTCTTTTTCGATGATAAGAGCTGGACGATCCGATACCTTGTGATTGATACGATGAAATGGTTACCAGGCCGAAAGGTTCTTTTTTCACCTATTGAATTTGATGAAGTCGACTTACTTAATCAAAAGGTCAGTGTTTTTGCGTCCAAGGATAAGATTAAAAATAGCCCTGATGTTTATGAACATCGACCGGTTTCACGAGAACATGAAATAGCGCTAAGTGATTATTATGGTTGGTCATACTATTGGACAGGTACTCAAATTTGGGGGAATCATATTATACCTTACGACTTAAAGAAAACGACACGATCGGAAAACGAGCTTCTTAAGGAAAAAGAAGGGGAACAAAATCACATGCGAAGTGTGAAAGAAATTACCGGCGTGTTTTCTGGCTATAGAATTCATGCGCGTAACGGTGAAATTGGACATGTATCCGATATGATTATCGACGATGAGACATGGGAGATTCGCTACATCATAGTAGACACAAACAATTGGCTTCCTGGAAAGAAAGTGTTGGTTGCTACCGATTGGATTACAGATTTAAATTGGCCTGATAAAACCGTAACAGTAGACATTATGAAAGATTCAATTAAAAATGCTCCTGAGTACGATCCAACTGAACCACTATCAAAACAGGATGAGGAAAAACTATATCATTACTATAATAAAGCCGAATATAGCAGTCAATTGTAA